The uncultured Cohaesibacter sp. region GGGTGTTTTTTTTGGCCTAAAGACGTCATCAAGCCGACAGGCATTTATCGGATCGTGACAATGAAGAGGGTGGCGCGTGTCCCTAAAGGGGGCAGCCAGCGATGCCCTGATGTTTGCCCAACGATGCAGAGGCGATCCGAAGCCCGCCGCTTCGCATGCACCGAACCAGCCCCATTTGCGGCCCCGAGGAGAAATGATGCCTATCCCGCCACTCTACTATATTCGCCATGGTGAAACCGACTGGAATGCTGAATATCGCTATCAGGGCCAAAAGGACATTCCTCTCAATGTGAAGGGAGAGGGGCAGGCGCGCCGCAATGGCCGTGTGCTGGCTGAAATCCTGCCAGATCCGACGCGCACCGACTTGTTTTGCAGTCCGATGACCCGCACCCGTCAGACGTTGGCCCTCGTCATGGAGGCGGCAGGCTGGACCGATAGCGACTGGGCAAAGAGTGTTCGGTTCGAAGACAAGATCATCGAATTTTCCTTCGGTGACTGGGAAGGTTGGACACTGGAAGAGATCAAGGAGCGCGAACCAGAGCTCTACTGGGAGCGGGAGAAGGACAAATGGACCACCTGCATGCCCAATGGCGAGAGCTATCAGATGCTTGCAGAGCGGGTTGGGGAGTGGCTCCAGAGTCTGGATAAACCCACCGTTGTCATCGCCCATGGGGGTGTCTTGCGCATTGTGCGCCACTTCCTTGAAAAGGTCCCCGAACTCGAAGCTCCGATGCTGAAAACCCCGCAGGACAAGATCTACTATTGGGATGGTCACGAAGCTAGCTGGATTTGATCCACAGCGCCGAAGATGGCGTAAAACGAGAGATTATTTCGTTATTTCAAGGGGTTATTTCTGTGATTTGGGGATTGATAATTTTGACAATTATCACCGCAGATTGAAGAGAATTTTCGGTAATTTTTACTTAAGTCCGCTTTCCTATTCTGACGAAGGCTTAAGATACTTTTGATAAAGTTTATCTTGAGAAACGCGAAATCAGATAGCTTGAAGTGCGGCGCCCTGCGTCGTGTTTTTGGGGAAGCGACGAGATGAGAATTATCACGATCCTACCAACAACTCTGTTGATGTGCGTATCCCTGTTTGGCCTTGCTTCGGCGGCTCCGGCTCAAGACATCGTGGCATCAATAGCAGGAAGTGAGTTCTTTTGCGAAGGCGGCAATGAATCCTCCGGTCGTGCCTACAAGTTCAAAGTGGAAGACGGATCAGTCATGCGGATTGACCGGCGCTTTCCTGACAAGGAAGTCGTCTTTCAGATCGGTCGAGCCAGCAAAGGACAGCTGGGTGAATATTGGAGCTACGAAACTCTGAGCGACAAGCGCGATAACCGGCTTCACCTCTATGAGCGTGTGTCCATGCGCTCACCCGACCAGAGCCGCCATATCTATACCACCTATGAGCTTTACAAGGATTCTCAAGGGGTCAATATGGTGCTGTATAATGGCGTCAATGGCGCCCGCGACTGGACCCAGAAGACCGTGCGCGATTGCGGCTACATGGTTGGCGACAAGGTCATGCGCAAGGGCAACCGCTATTGGTCAACGACCTTCGCGCGCTAGACGCGGAATTTGTCCTCTTTTCATGATGCGAATGGAGAATGCGGCGGAAATGAAATAATTCCGTCCGGCGTTTGACCTTTGCGCCCTTGCTCTTTATGAAAGTCCCGTTGGATTTCATCATGGCGGTCCTGCTAAAAGGCACGGAATCGCCCGATCATGAGGGCCAAGGGGGAAAGAGAAAGGCAAATTTGCCTGCACTTTCCTGTCTATGTCTATCTCCTTCATGATCGCTTGAGACGGGAAGCTTGCCGCACATGTCGCACAACAGTTTCGGACATCTCTTTCGCGTGACCACCTGGGGCGAAAGCCACGGGCCGGCCATTGGCTGTACAGTAGACGGTTGCCCGTCCCTGATTGCCCTGACCCGAGAGGAAATCCAGAAAGATCTGGATCGCCGTCGGCCGGGCCAGTCGCGCTATACCACCCAGCGTCAGGAAGCTGATCAGGTCGAGATTCTCTCTGGCGTCTTCGCACATCCCGAAACCGGCGAGCAGGTGACAACGGGCACCTCAATCGGGCTCATCATTCACAATACCGATCAGCGCTCAAAGGACTATGGCAACATCGCCGAGCGTTATCGCCCAGGCCATGCCGACTATACCTATGATGCCAAATATGGCGTGCGCGACTATCGCGGCGGAGGCCGTTCCTCAGCGCGCGAAACCGCCATGCGCGTTGCTGCAGGGGCAATCGCACGCAAGGTCGTGCCCGGTGTGACAATCCGCGGGGCGCTCGTCCAGATGGGGCCGCACAAGATCAATCGCGACAATTGGGACTGGGAAGAGGTGGGCAACAATCCTTTCTTCTGCCCGGACAAGGAGGCGGCCGCTCTCTGGGCGGATTATCTTGATGGTATCCGCAAATCCGGCTCGTCGATCGGCGCTGTCATCGAGATTGTGGCCTCCGGTGTGCCTGTCGGCCTTGGCGCTCCCATCTATGCCAAGCTGGATCAGGATCTTGCCAGCGCGATGATGTCCATCAATGCGGTCAAGGGCGTGGAAATCGGCGAAGGCTTCAACGCCGCCTGCCTCACGGGCGAGGAAAATGCCGATGAAATGCGCCTCGGCCCAGACGGCCAGCCGGAATTTCTCTCCAATCATGCGGGCGGCATTCTGGGCGGTATTTCCAACGGACAGGATGTCGTGGTGCGCTTTGCCATCAAGCCGACCAGCTCGATCCTGACGCCGAAAAAGTCCATCACCCGCTCTGGTGAGGAAGTCGATGTTATGACCAAGGGACGTCATGACCCTTGCGTGGGCATTCGGGCCGTGCCGGTTGGCGAAGCCGTGATGGCGCTCGTTCTTGCCGACC contains the following coding sequences:
- a CDS encoding histidine phosphatase family protein, translated to MMPIPPLYYIRHGETDWNAEYRYQGQKDIPLNVKGEGQARRNGRVLAEILPDPTRTDLFCSPMTRTRQTLALVMEAAGWTDSDWAKSVRFEDKIIEFSFGDWEGWTLEEIKEREPELYWEREKDKWTTCMPNGESYQMLAERVGEWLQSLDKPTVVIAHGGVLRIVRHFLEKVPELEAPMLKTPQDKIYYWDGHEASWI
- the aroC gene encoding chorismate synthase — its product is MSHNSFGHLFRVTTWGESHGPAIGCTVDGCPSLIALTREEIQKDLDRRRPGQSRYTTQRQEADQVEILSGVFAHPETGEQVTTGTSIGLIIHNTDQRSKDYGNIAERYRPGHADYTYDAKYGVRDYRGGGRSSARETAMRVAAGAIARKVVPGVTIRGALVQMGPHKINRDNWDWEEVGNNPFFCPDKEAAALWADYLDGIRKSGSSIGAVIEIVASGVPVGLGAPIYAKLDQDLASAMMSINAVKGVEIGEGFNAACLTGEENADEMRLGPDGQPEFLSNHAGGILGGISNGQDVVVRFAIKPTSSILTPKKSITRSGEEVDVMTKGRHDPCVGIRAVPVGEAVMALVLADHTLLHRAQQG